One genomic segment of Rubeoparvulum massiliense includes these proteins:
- a CDS encoding dUTP diphosphatase has product MNWNQIFRIQRNLDERIIQEHQLEGQNLLPAKVLALQVELGELANETRCFKYWSNKPSSPKEVVLEEYVDCLHFVLSIGLTCGTEQDEFGTLTPASSVTLQFRQLFSQLERFTQSPNVEEYRNLMEDLLTLGMMLGFTEEEIAQAYLKKNEINHQRQDQGY; this is encoded by the coding sequence ATGAATTGGAATCAGATCTTTCGCATTCAACGTAATCTTGATGAACGAATTATTCAAGAACACCAGCTTGAAGGACAAAATTTATTACCAGCCAAAGTCCTCGCTCTCCAGGTTGAATTGGGAGAGCTAGCGAATGAAACAAGGTGCTTTAAGTATTGGAGTAACAAGCCATCCTCCCCGAAGGAGGTTGTACTTGAGGAGTATGTGGATTGTCTCCACTTTGTTCTAAGCATTGGTTTGACATGTGGCACAGAGCAAGATGAATTTGGTACATTAACACCAGCCTCTTCTGTTACGCTTCAGTTCCGCCAGTTGTTTTCCCAGCTTGAGCGCTTTACCCAATCTCCCAATGTGGAAGAGTACCGCAACTTAATGGAAGATCTACTCACATTGGGCATGATGCTCGGCTTTACAGAAGAAGAGATCGCTCAGGCTTATTTGAAAAAGAATGAGATTAATCATCAGCGTCAAGATCAAGGTTATTGA
- a CDS encoding peptide ABC transporter substrate-binding protein, with the protein MNLRKASLLFLATIMLFSVVLAGCGGNDKNEGAQEENTATEATPQELHLMISDEPLLDPQKISYAFEFTVVANVMEGLVRLGENEKVVPGMAETWETSEDGLTWTFNLRDAKWSDGSAVTADDFVYGWNRATSPDVAAIYSYIVNDHVSKVEAVDEKTLQVTLKNPTPYFESLMAFATFFPAKKDFVEAQGAEYGTDADKLLYNGPFVLKEWNHNNKLILAKNENYWDAETVQLDTITLDIIKDGNAALSLYEEGSLDQTGLAREQVVMYQDSPEFNVESQANLFWIIFNTKNPALQNANIRKALSYGYDRQAYIDVILNNGAKVATGLVPEGIPGPGGKSFREVNGDLVTYDEAKAKEYLEQGLKELGMDKLPTITYIGYDNDSGIKGAEFLKENYKKIGVDVKIENLPVAAVKERKQNGDFDIFFTGWGPDYWDAMTFLDVFVTDGPNNDGKWSNAEFDQLIAAARVEADPEKRLQYMVDAEKILIQDDAAIAPVFFKSVSYLKKPYVKNVIRHQFGYDEDWKWASIEGK; encoded by the coding sequence ATGAATTTGCGTAAAGCATCTTTGCTTTTCCTTGCAACCATCATGCTGTTTAGTGTTGTATTAGCAGGTTGCGGTGGAAATGATAAGAATGAAGGAGCTCAAGAAGAGAACACAGCCACCGAGGCTACTCCTCAAGAGCTACATTTAATGATCAGCGATGAACCATTACTTGATCCACAAAAGATCTCCTATGCCTTTGAGTTTACTGTTGTTGCTAATGTAATGGAAGGCTTGGTTCGTCTTGGTGAAAATGAAAAAGTAGTACCTGGGATGGCTGAAACCTGGGAAACATCCGAGGATGGCTTAACTTGGACTTTCAATCTTCGCGATGCTAAATGGAGTGATGGATCTGCTGTCACTGCAGACGACTTTGTCTATGGATGGAATCGTGCAACCTCTCCTGATGTAGCTGCCATCTACAGCTATATCGTGAACGACCATGTGTCCAAAGTAGAGGCTGTTGATGAAAAAACATTACAAGTCACTTTAAAGAACCCAACACCTTACTTTGAATCCTTAATGGCATTCGCAACCTTCTTCCCAGCTAAGAAGGATTTCGTTGAAGCACAAGGTGCAGAGTACGGTACTGATGCCGATAAGCTACTATATAATGGTCCATTTGTCCTAAAAGAATGGAATCATAATAACAAGCTTATTTTGGCTAAAAATGAAAATTATTGGGATGCAGAAACCGTTCAGCTTGATACTATCACTTTAGATATTATTAAAGATGGTAACGCTGCTCTCTCCCTCTATGAGGAAGGTAGCCTTGACCAAACAGGCTTAGCCCGCGAGCAAGTAGTTATGTATCAAGATAGCCCAGAATTTAATGTAGAATCACAAGCGAACCTTTTCTGGATTATCTTCAATACAAAGAACCCTGCTCTCCAAAATGCCAACATTCGTAAGGCACTTTCATACGGTTATGACCGTCAAGCCTATATTGATGTTATTCTCAATAACGGTGCTAAGGTAGCAACTGGTCTCGTTCCAGAAGGTATTCCTGGACCAGGTGGTAAATCATTCCGTGAAGTAAATGGTGACCTCGTCACTTATGATGAAGCTAAGGCAAAAGAGTATCTTGAACAAGGCTTAAAAGAGTTAGGTATGGATAAGCTTCCTACCATTACTTATATCGGCTATGACAATGATTCTGGTATTAAAGGCGCTGAGTTCTTAAAAGAGAACTATAAGAAGATCGGGGTCGATGTGAAGATCGAAAACCTCCCTGTTGCAGCTGTTAAAGAGCGTAAACAGAATGGCGATTTCGATATCTTCTTTACCGGCTGGGGTCCTGACTATTGGGATGCTATGACATTCCTTGATGTATTCGTAACAGATGGTCCTAACAATGATGGTAAATGGTCCAATGCTGAGTTCGACCAATTAATTGCTGCTGCTCGTGTAGAAGCAGATCCAGAAAAACGTCTTCAATACATGGTTGATGCAGAAAAAATCTTAATCCAAGATGACGCTGCCATCGCACCTGTCTTCTTCAAATCTGTTTCCTACTTGAAGAAACCTTATGTGAAAAATGTTATTCGTCACCAATTTGGTTATGATGAAGACTGGAAATGGGCTTCCATTGAAGGTAAATAA
- a CDS encoding transcription repressor NadR, whose protein sequence is MTGDERRELLCTLLSNSPAPITGTELAETLQVSRQVIVSDIALLRAKDQPIISTPQGYQYLIPHEKVGVRKVIACQHSMQDAEEELTILVDHGVTVLDVIVEHPVYGELHGSLMVKTRWDVQQFLNQIKNNQAGLLSSLTNGIHLHTIEAEQMVQIEEACALLREKGILLMEEIED, encoded by the coding sequence ATGACCGGTGATGAACGGAGAGAATTATTATGTACATTATTAAGTAATAGCCCCGCGCCTATTACTGGTACTGAACTGGCAGAGACTCTACAGGTAAGCAGGCAAGTGATTGTATCGGATATTGCGCTACTTCGTGCAAAGGATCAACCGATTATATCTACACCTCAGGGATATCAATACTTAATACCTCATGAAAAAGTCGGTGTACGAAAAGTCATCGCATGTCAGCACAGCATGCAGGATGCAGAGGAAGAGTTAACCATCCTTGTTGATCATGGCGTAACTGTGCTAGATGTGATTGTTGAGCATCCTGTCTATGGCGAACTGCATGGTTCGCTGATGGTAAAAACTCGGTGGGATGTTCAACAATTTCTGAATCAAATCAAGAACAATCAAGCAGGACTCTTATCCTCCCTCACTAATGGGATTCATCTTCACACGATTGAAGCGGAGCAGATGGTTCAGATCGAAGAGGCTTGTGCTTTACTACGAGAAAAAGGAATACTCCTTATGGAAGAAATCGAAGATTAA